The window CACAACACCAACAGTAACAGCAACATTAAGGCTGTTTTTATAAAACGCATTATTTACCTTCTCCTTTTTTAAAAAATTGACGACAGGCTACGCCGGCCTACTTATATGCAGCCGCAGCGCTACCCGTCGTCAAAATACTGAAGGTACTGCATCATGACGAAGCACGCAAAAACTACAGCGTTTACGCGCAACGGTCTCAATGCAGAATAAGCTAATTTAAGTTCATTTCTTAATCTAGAATAAACTCGGGGGGGGGGGAGGAGGAAAGATGTGATTAATACAAACTTTTTGAAGCTACTTGTAATCATATTTTCTTTCCCCTCCTATACTTTCTTTTTTGATTAAGTGTAACTTTCTAACATTGTATCAAAACATGATAATTTTGCAACATCGCGCAGCCACAAATTTACGAACTTTTTCATTCGTCCGGGCCTGCGGACAAATATTTGGACTAAGCGGCGATGGAAGCGATAAACGGCTGGCTGAAAGCGGAGCTGTTTACAGACTTTCATGTAACAGGCAAAGAAAACATAGAGCGGGAGATAGAAGAATACATAAAATTCTTCAATAAAGAGCGTCCGGCCTATGCTTTGAGATACATGACGCCGAAACAATATAAGGAGGCGTATGGCGGAAACGGCAGTTTTAGGAGTAGGACGTAACGAGATACACCCCTTACTGTACAGAGTTAAGCAAGTCAACTATCCAGTTTTTGTTGACTAGTGCAAAGAAAGGTAAAGCCAGCCCCGTAGTATCCAGCAGGAAAGTCGCAGAGGTGTTTGAGAAACGCCACGACAATGTTCCACGTGACATAAAAGAACTTATTGTGGATGAAAGTTTTGGACTCCTCAATTTTGAGGAGTCCTTCTACATTAACTCACAGAACAAGGAGCAGCCCGAATACCTCATGACTCGCCTCGGCTTCTCCGTCCTGACAATGAACACGACAGAACTCGGAATAGTAATAGAAGCCGCGCCACGCGAAACTTATGTGTTGCCCGATTTATAAAACGGCGACCCGTGGTGGGTGGCTAAGGATGTTTGCGACGCGTTGGGACTTTCAGACGTGAGCATGTCAGTAGCAACGTTAGACGACGATGAAAAGCTAACACAAGCATTACTTGTATCAGGTCAGCAACGTTGTGTTTGGCTCATCAACGAACCCGGCCTCTACTCCCTCATCCTCCGCTCCCGCAAGCCGGAGGCCAAGGCTTTCAAACGCTGGATAACCCATGAAGTAATCCCGGCCATACGCAAACACGACAGACACGCTAGAACGCTATATAAGCCTCATCTTTTGTCTGGATGATAAACTTATATCTACAAACAAAGTTATAGGCCTTCTCGTGGCTCTAGTGGCCTCTACGGGGGAATATACTACACACAGTAAGGTAGTTTTACGACATGCAAGTATTAAGTATATACGACGCTATAAGTCGCACCATGCGGCGCTATATATAAAACTAACGAAGGGAGCAATACAACATGACGAGGAAAGAACTTTCAGTCGCGGAAGCAAAGGCGCTCAACAGGGCAATATTAGGGATGAAACACGGCCTTTTATACCAGCCGGAGAACACGGCGTTTAAGGTGTCGTACCAGTACAAGGATGAGACACACGTCAGCGCGATAGCAAACGGTGCGTTAAGCCACTTGAAAGCAATCAGGATGCAGGCGGTACGGAACATAGAACACCTTTACTATTGCATCACCGTCCGCGTTGTCCGAGCTATGTACGTGACAGTAACGGGGGAAAAGCTGCGACAGACGGAGGCTTGCGTCAACTCCCACATCAAACTTCTGGAACAGGCCGCAAATATCGCGGAGGATACGGCGGCTTTTATCGAAGAACTGGACTTTGCGGAAGACGACCCCGACACGGAAGAGGTAATAATCAGGTTCCGGCTTCTTGCCTGTATGTATGGAGAGATGGCGGCAAAGTCAACCAAAATAGCGATGAAGTTTTTCGGTGAAGATGACGACACGGATAAACATTGTCCGGCGACGGAAGAGGAAAAGCAGGAGGCGCGGGCAATATTGGCAAAGATATCAGCCTAACGACGCACAACAGGTTGATTATAAAAGCCGCACCATGCGGCGCTTAAGCCGTGCTATGCGGTGCTGTAAAACTTCGACACGAAAGGAGGGCAGCAATACAGACCAGAAAAGAACGGAGGCGGCAGGATGGGCAAAGCGGCGAAGTATAGGGCATAGCCTGTACACCGTGCCGTACATATAGTTTATTATGCTACTCATTATTGGTAATATAGAGACCCTATATTTCTGTATAGAGTCTCTATATTTTATTAAGGCTATGTCACAACAAACAGTTGATAAATAGCCATTTTTATAGGGGAGTATCAGAACTCCCCTACAAACTGTTATTTGCAGTTATCTATACTCATTTGGAATTTCGATACGAAGTGTCTCACACAATAACTTCACATCATGTGCATCATTTTCATCAAACTCGTATCCCAGATGGAACATTACTTGACTATATGGTTCAATACAGGAAACCTCTATTTCCTCAATTCTTCCTTTACCCGAAAAAGTTTCTACCGGAAAACAATCCCCATCATAAAGAATTTCACCTTCGTCCGTATATTCAAAACAATGCAAATCAATAATTCTGTTTTTCAAATCTTCCCATACAGTATGGTTCAATGTTGTATATTCCATCTTAATCTCATAAAAGCCATTAGCTTTCATTATTTCTATAAAGTTCTGATAATCGTTCTTTTCTACAAAAATGTCAATATCATTATGGGCTCTTGACTGATATCCAAGAAGAGCATCTACACCCCAGCCACCATCAAGAAAGACTTTAATCTCCGCATCTATTGCAAATTGAAGAATCTGTTTTACATCTGTTATATTGACCATCTTATCATCTCCACAAATTCTAATTAGGCGACCAGAGGAACTGCTGGTCTGTTTGATAAATCTCTGCATTTAGCAGTTTTCAATGTTGCCAAAACGAAAGTTAAGAAGATGTTCCTTTTCTCCATGTCGCTTTCTTTGGCGTAATTTACAAGGTTATTCCACACAAGATAGTTGTTCAGATACTTGGTAGAAACACCGTTAAAGCCACGCATAAACCTCTTTAGCTGGCTATGGTAGCTATTGATATGTTGGATATTATAAATGCCTTTCTTGGCTTTGCCAGTCTTTAACTGCACAAGGTCAATGCCATTGGCATTTGTAAATCTCACATAGGAGTTCATCTTGTCCGTAACAAGAGTGGAATTGGTCTTAATCCTACCGTCATAAATATGATGTAAATCTCTTGTAGAAACTCTACCAGTATTCGTAATCTTGGAGATAGACAAGCCATTCCTATTAACCGCACAAGGAACACATACCTTTTCTTGGGACAAGCCTCTGATATGTGTAGAATGACCACGCTTATGAGCCTTGCGTGGCATAGCAAATGTCTTACTCTTGCTATGATTGCCCTTGTACGAGATGGCGAAAAAAGTTTCGTCAGCCTCAATAATGCCGTCAAGGGTAACATCGTCTGCCATATTCTGAAGTGCATCCAAAATCTTGTGTCTCCAAAGGAATGCGGTGTTTCTGTGAATCCCACAAGCAACAGCAGTCTTACGAATGGATAAGCCATTCATCATACAATCAATGTACTGCTCCCACACGGACAAGTCTTTTCTTGTACCAGACACAATGGAGTTCGTAGCAATCACGAAGGACTTGCCACAATCCTTACATACATATCGCTGTGTGCCATCTTTACGATGACCATTGCGAACCACATGGATACAGCCACAAAGAGGGCATACACGACCATTTGCAAAGCGTTCCTTTGCTACGAAATCTTCAATATTCAAAGACTTTACAAAGGCAGGACTTAAAAGCATTGTTTTAAGGCTTTCCTGCTCTGCGACAGTCAACTTACCGATAATATCTAATGCGTCTTTGATAGTAGGCATATCCAATTACCTCCTTCGGTGGTACTGTTTCTTACTATTATTATACGCTATTTCTCGTCAAAAATCAACCATTTGTTGTGACAGAGCCTTTATTAATAACACTATTACCAATAATATAATAATATCAGAGAATACTCTTAACTATATTAAGTAAATATTAAATTCTCTTAATAATATTAATAAGTATATCTTAATAATAATATATAGTTTACCCCCGCGCTGGACAAGCGCAGTGTAGCATGGATTTTGCAAGTTGTCAATATGGGCGTAAAGGTTAAAGCCTTGACATTTTTGCCTTCCACAAATCGTCGCGTCGTCGTTGTGTCGTTGATATCACCGGGAAAACAAACCGTCTAAGCAGCGATATATAGCAACGTCATTTTTCATAAAAATTTTTTCTTTTTTCTTGACTCTGTTATGACAAGAAATAAATACTATGGCTGACCTGACTACAGAAAGTAAGAAGCCCACACGACAGAGCAATAAAATTGCGTCGTCTCGACTCGACAGTCCCGACACGATTGAGTTGAGCGTCACATGGCGTGGCTTAAAACATTGGTATTACAGGAAAAAAACAAAACGGCCCATCTAAGAAATGATAAACGCCACAGGAAGCGACCCCAAACCGCACAACAAGGTACAAGAAAAACACTGGTATTACAGGAAAAAATAAAACAGACCACCTAGGAAAGAATAAGTGTCACCGCAATCGACCTGAAAAACACACAACAAACGAGGCACAAAAAAACGCTGGTATAACTGAGAAAAAGTTTACGTCGTACCTAGGAAAGAATAAACGACGCCGCAATCGGTCAAACTTGCGGCATAAGCGCCACACGCCACAGCTTAAAGCGCTGGTATCGCCGAGAAAAAATTTACCCTGCACCTAAGAAAGAATAAAGCTGCCGAAAAAACGCACGGTAAAAAGTCACTGCTACAACCGAGAAAAATAAAACCGGCCATCTAAGAGAGGAAAAACCAGCCCCGTAGTA is drawn from Cloacibacillus porcorum and contains these coding sequences:
- a CDS encoding Rha family transcriptional regulator, encoding MTSAKKGKASPVVSSRKVAEVFEKRHDNVPRDIKELIVDESFGLLNFEESFYINSQNKEQPEYLMTRLGFSVLTMNTTELGIVIEAAPRETYVLPDL
- a CDS encoding IS3 family transposase; translation: MEAINGWLKAELFTDFHVTGKENIEREIEEYIKFFNKERPAYALRYMTPKQYKEAYGGNGSFRSRT
- a CDS encoding IS1595-like element ISSag10 family transposase, producing MPTIKDALDIIGKLTVAEQESLKTMLLSPAFVKSLNIEDFVAKERFANGRVCPLCGCIHVVRNGHRKDGTQRYVCKDCGKSFVIATNSIVSGTRKDLSVWEQYIDCMMNGLSIRKTAVACGIHRNTAFLWRHKILDALQNMADDVTLDGIIEADETFFAISYKGNHSKSKTFAMPRKAHKRGHSTHIRGLSQEKVCVPCAVNRNGLSISKITNTGRVSTRDLHHIYDGRIKTNSTLVTDKMNSYVRFTNANGIDLVQLKTGKAKKGIYNIQHINSYHSQLKRFMRGFNGVSTKYLNNYLVWNNLVNYAKESDMEKRNIFLTFVLATLKTAKCRDLSNRPAVPLVA
- the lnu(C) gene encoding lincosamide nucleotidyltransferase Lnu(C); the encoded protein is MVNITDVKQILQFAIDAEIKVFLDGGWGVDALLGYQSRAHNDIDIFVEKNDYQNFIEIMKANGFYEIKMEYTTLNHTVWEDLKNRIIDLHCFEYTDEGEILYDGDCFPVETFSGKGRIEEIEVSCIEPYSQVMFHLGYEFDENDAHDVKLLCETLRIEIPNEYR